GGCCCCGTAGAAGAGGGACCGGGTGTCCACCTGGCGCTCAAGGTAGGTGGTGCGGACGTGGTGGAGGAGCTCGCGCAGCAGGGCGAAGCCCTGGCTCTCGGCGTCCCCGCCGAGAGCCGCCTGGCTGCGCCCGACACCGTACCCCGCCAGGAACCCTGCGCCAATGAGGACGAGGAGGAGGACGGCGGCGATGGCGGGACGGGACCGCGGCATGGACCGCTCAGGGCCGGGCCGGGCGCCCGGACAGGCCGACTGCGGCCGTGGTCAGCGACGTGCCCACGCCCTCAGCATAGCGGAGGAGGCCCGGCGGTGTGGCGGAGGGCGGTCACCGCCCCTGCGGGTCGACCGGCTGACCGTTCACGCGGATCTCGAAGTGGACGTGCGGGCCGGTGCTGTAGCCGGTGCTGCCCACGCGGCCGATCACCTCGCCCCGGCGCACCCGCTCCCCCGGACGCGTGAGGATGGCGGAGAGGTGGGCGTAGAGGGTGGAGAGGCCCTCGCCGTGGTCGAGGATGACGATCTTCCCGTAGCCCCCGAACCACCCGGCGTAGATGACGGTGCCGTCCCAGGCCGCCACCACCGGCGCCCCCCAGGGGGCGGCGATGTCGACGCCGCTGTGCATGCGCTGCACGCGGAAGATGGGGTGGACCCGCAGGCCGAACCCTGAGGTGAAGGCCCCGCGGGCGGGCCAGAGGAAGTTGCGGAAGCGGCCGGGCGGGATCACGCCGGGGGCGGCGGCCTGCATCCGCTGGATGAGCTGGACGAGCTCCCGGTCGGTGCGTTCCAGCTCCTCCACGACCTCCTCGTAGAGGGCGCGCTCCCGCTGGATGCGGACCAGCAGCGCCTGCTTCGCCCGGGCCTGGGCCGCCACCGCCTCCCGCCGGGCGCGCGTCTCGGCGATGAGCTCGGCGATGCGCGCCTGGTCGGCCACGAGCGCCTCGTGCAGGCGGGCGTAGCGCTCCGCGTCCTGGTCGTACTCGGCGATGAGCCGGGCGTCCGCCCGCATGATCGTCGTCAGGAAGTGCGCCCGGGCGACGAACTCGGCGA
This genomic stretch from Armatimonadota bacterium harbors:
- a CDS encoding peptidoglycan DD-metalloendopeptidase family protein gives rise to the protein MRRALPLLLMLVLAVPAAAAPSLQQKRTELRQVRRQLEEQRTRLRAVKRAERRTLRDLEAMDQRLEAEEARLRVLARELAQTRARAQATGRELALVRQRLARQRALVGGRLRDIYKYGRRGYVDVLLDVTDFAEFVARAHFLTTIMRADARLIAEYDQDAERYARLHEALVADQARIAELIAETRARREAVAAQARAKQALLVRIQRERALYEEVVEELERTDRELVQLIQRMQAAAPGVIPPGRFRNFLWPARGAFTSGFGLRVHPIFRVQRMHSGVDIAAPWGAPVVAAWDGTVIYAGWFGGYGKIVILDHGEGLSTLYAHLSAILTRPGERVRRGEVIGRVGSTGYSTGPHVHFEIRVNGQPVDPQGR